A single Carassius carassius chromosome 3, fCarCar2.1, whole genome shotgun sequence DNA region contains:
- the nitr2b gene encoding novel immune-type receptor 2b has product MINHFFILLLYLLKCSSENVDAAAQNHLKIVQAGDKVTFTCFYPKELRTTVVWVKQKAGEKPLSIASSYQALAVVFENGFDKHNRFSVAKDDSSFNLSITNAKESDTATYYCAKFIYQFIFEEATDLIVKDRELNMQSEHKTPITDPVHPEDSAVALQCTVLTQSCAGEHNVYWFRRESGESPPGIIFTQERRNAQCERRSDVNSTAHKCIYSLPKRNLSLSDAGIYYCAVAACGEILFGDARKPDMPGFQEPWSIIALILGTLNCLSVIVIIFLCTQLYTQLQKDKTQNIQIGHLMDEEREALNYAALSFQQKSSARRPREKHTR; this is encoded by the exons ATGATTAATCATTTTTTCATCCTTTTGCTTtaccttttaaaat GCAGCTCAGAAAATGTAGATGCAGCTGCTCAGAATCATCTGAAGATTGTTCAAGCTGGAGACAAAGTTACCTTCACCTGTTTTTATCCAAAAGAGTTAAGAACCACTGTTGTTTGGGTCAAACAAAAAGCTGGAGAGAAACCCCTTTCAATTGCTTCATCATATCAAGCTTTAGCTGTCGTGTTTGAAAATGGCTTTGACAAACATAATCGCTTTTCTGTAGCAAAAGATGATAGCAGTTTTAATCTGAGCATTACCAATGCAAAAGAATCAGACACTGCAACATACTATTGTGCTAAATTTATATATCAGTTCATATTTGAGGAAGCTACTGATCTCATTGTTAAAG ACAGAGAACTGAACATGCAGTCTGAACATAAGACACCTATCACAGATCCAGTGCATCCAGAAGACTCTGCAGTGGCGCTGCAGTGCACTGTCCTCACTCAGAGCTGTGCAGGAGAACACAATGTCTACTGGTTCAGACGTGAATCTGGAGAATCTCCTCCAGGAATTATATTCACTCAGGAGCGCAGGAACGCTCAATGTGAGAGGAGATCTGATGTGAACTCTACTGCACACAAATGTATCTACAGCCTGCCCAAGAGGAATCTCAGTCTCTCTGATGCTGGGATTTACTACTGCGCTGTGGCCGCATGTGGAGAGATACTGTTTGGAGATGCAAGAAAACCGGACATGCCAG gtTTTCAGGAACCTTGGAGTATAATTGCCCTGATTTTAGGAACTTTAAACTGTTTATCAGTGATTGTGATCATATTTCTGTGCACACAGCTGTACACGCAGCTACAAAAAG ATAAGACTCAGAATATTCAGATTGGTCATTTAATG GATGAAGAAAGAGAAGCACTGAATTATGCTGCTTTGAGCTTTCAACAGAAGTCCAGCGCCAGAAGACCCAGAGAAAAGCATACAAGATAA